GTGCCTCACGGGCAATCGACCATTCTACCAGCTGGCGCCACAAGCTCTCGACCAGATCGGGGTCTAGCCCCGCAGCGCTGGCCGTGGTCCGGGCGTTTGCAACCACCTCTTCGACGCGGGCCGGAATGCGCGCAGGCCAGTTGTTGGCCGTCTTCAGCGCGATCGCGCGGTCGATATAGCCCGCCCGTTCTGCCAGCAGCGCAATCAGATCCCGGTCCAGCCTGTCGATCTGCTGCCGCAG
The nucleotide sequence above comes from Phaeobacter inhibens DSM 16374. Encoded proteins:
- a CDS encoding chorismate mutase is translated as MTDRHPPQDCADMPALRQQIDRLDRDLIALLAERAGYIDRAIALKTANNWPARIPARVEEVVANARTTASAAGLDPDLVESLWRQLVEWSIAREARVIREE